A genomic stretch from Candidatus Hydrogenisulfobacillus filiaventi includes:
- the nifN gene encoding Nitrogenase iron-molybdenum cofactor biosynthesis protein (Evidence 2a : Function from experimental evidences in other organisms; Product type f : factor) has product MGGTVKAVAINPLKQSQPLGGALAVLGFDGAVPVFHGSQGCAAFAKTLLVRHFREAVPLHTTALTEVTAVLGGTENLFQALETLITNARPALIAVMSTALTETKGEDLAGDVDRFRARHPDGPPVVAVSTPDFRGSVEDGYAAAVTALVEALAGPPLAVDPRQVTVLAGSHLTAGDLDLVRAALAGFGLSPLLLPDLGGALDGGRAGYHPAAAGGTPLDTFARLGASAAVLVLGASLEPAARVLEARYGTPVYVFDRLTGLEATDAFYARLAALSGRPVPEAVRRARARLTDALLDAHFLVGGARVAVALEADFLLAVTRFLVDELGAEAAAAVAPAPAPALRGLPEAVLGDLDDWESQARTAEADLLIASSHGVHAARRLGRPLLRLGLPVYDRLGVHFRRSVLYTGSMELTFRAANLLLETLESHPAPTRSEGRSPS; this is encoded by the coding sequence ATGGGAGGCACGGTAAAGGCGGTCGCCATCAACCCCCTCAAGCAGAGCCAGCCCCTGGGCGGCGCGCTGGCGGTGCTGGGGTTCGACGGGGCGGTGCCCGTGTTTCACGGTTCCCAGGGCTGCGCCGCCTTCGCCAAAACCCTGCTGGTCCGCCACTTCCGGGAGGCGGTGCCGCTGCACACCACCGCCCTCACCGAGGTGACGGCGGTGCTGGGGGGCACCGAGAACCTCTTCCAGGCCCTGGAGACCCTCATCACCAATGCCCGTCCCGCGCTCATCGCCGTAATGAGCACCGCCCTCACCGAGACCAAAGGCGAGGACCTGGCCGGGGACGTGGACCGCTTCCGGGCCCGCCACCCCGACGGCCCGCCGGTGGTGGCGGTGTCCACCCCCGACTTCCGCGGCAGCGTGGAGGACGGCTACGCGGCGGCGGTCACCGCCCTGGTGGAGGCCCTGGCCGGTCCGCCGCTGGCGGTGGATCCCCGCCAGGTGACAGTGCTGGCGGGCTCGCACCTCACGGCCGGCGACCTGGACCTGGTGCGGGCAGCGTTGGCCGGTTTCGGGCTCTCCCCGCTGCTGCTGCCCGACCTGGGCGGGGCCCTCGACGGCGGGCGGGCGGGTTACCATCCCGCCGCGGCCGGCGGCACCCCCCTCGACACCTTCGCCCGCCTGGGCGCTTCTGCGGCGGTCCTGGTGCTGGGGGCCAGCCTGGAGCCGGCGGCACGGGTGCTCGAAGCCCGCTATGGCACACCCGTCTACGTCTTCGACCGCCTGACCGGGCTGGAGGCTACGGACGCGTTTTACGCCCGCCTGGCTGCCCTCTCCGGCCGGCCGGTCCCGGAGGCGGTACGCCGGGCACGGGCGCGGCTGACCGATGCCCTGCTCGATGCCCACTTCCTGGTTGGCGGCGCGCGGGTGGCGGTAGCCCTGGAGGCGGATTTCCTGCTGGCGGTCACCCGCTTCCTGGTGGACGAACTGGGGGCGGAGGCCGCCGCCGCCGTGGCCCCGGCCCCCGCCCCTGCCCTGCGCGGACTACCGGAGGCGGTCCTCGGCGACCTCGACGACTGGGAGAGCCAGGCGCGGACCGCCGAAGCCGACCTCCTCATCGCCAGCTCCCATGGCGTGCATGCCGCCCGCCGCCTGGGACGGCCCCTACTGCGGCTGGGCCTGCCCGTCTATGACCGCCTGGGCGTCCACTTCCGGCGCAGCGTCCTCTATACGGGCAGCATGGAACTGACGTTCCGGGCGGCCAATCTGCTGCTGGAGACCCTGGAGTCCCACCCCGCCCCCACCCGGTCCGAAGGGAGGAGCCCGTCATGA
- the nifZ gene encoding Nitrogenase maturation protein (Evidence 2b : Function from indirect experimental evidences (e.g. phenotypes); Product type f : factor) codes for MSGVFRFDLDQRVRLTRLIRNDGTYPGLERGAILARPGETGVVLERGFFLNDVVYAVLLDNGRTLGVREPELAPAPETDAAG; via the coding sequence ATGTCCGGGGTTTTCCGCTTCGACCTCGACCAGCGGGTGCGCCTCACCCGCCTTATCCGCAACGACGGCACCTACCCCGGGTTGGAACGGGGGGCGATCCTGGCCCGCCCGGGCGAGACCGGGGTGGTACTGGAGCGGGGCTTCTTTCTGAACGACGTCGTCTACGCCGTCCTGCTGGACAACGGCCGCACCCTGGGGGTGCGGGAGCCGGAGCTGGCCCCCGCCCCGGAGACGGATGCGGCCGGCTGA
- the nifE gene encoding Nitrogenase iron-molybdenum cofactor biosynthesis protein (Evidence 2b : Function from indirect experimental evidences (e.g. phenotypes); Product type f : factor), with product MLPSQLFYEPACSHQRKKAPGQRCALPKPGSASGGCAFDGAQIVGVPLADVAHLVHGPIACLGNSWDVRGALSSGPTLYRTAFTTDLDESGIVFGGEKRLLAAIREVVHRYHPPAVMVYATCVTALIGDDLEEACRSAQAELGIPVIPVNAPGFLGSKNLGNRATGQALLDHVIGTREPAGDTSRAVNLIGDYNIAGELWNITPLLDRLGIRLLATISGDGRFEAVAGAHRARANMVVCSKALLNVGRGMQERWGIPFFEGSFYGRRETSRALREMARLIGDPDLQARTEALIAEEEARLGPRLAPYLPILRGKRALLYTGGVKSWSVISALQDLGMTVVATGVGKSTEEDEARVKELLGPDARLIREGAPKKLLALMEELEADILLAGGRNLYTAIKNRYRFLDINQERHHTYTGYEGLVHLARELAREFASPVYAQVRRPAPWEAR from the coding sequence ATGCTGCCGTCGCAACTCTTCTACGAGCCCGCCTGCAGTCATCAGCGCAAGAAGGCTCCCGGCCAGCGCTGCGCGCTCCCCAAGCCAGGTTCGGCTTCCGGCGGTTGCGCGTTTGACGGCGCCCAGATTGTCGGCGTCCCCTTGGCGGACGTGGCCCACCTGGTCCACGGGCCCATCGCCTGCCTGGGCAACAGCTGGGACGTACGCGGAGCCTTGAGTTCCGGGCCCACCCTCTACCGGACCGCGTTCACCACCGACCTCGACGAGTCCGGCATCGTGTTCGGGGGCGAGAAGCGCCTCCTGGCCGCCATCCGCGAGGTGGTGCACCGCTACCACCCCCCGGCGGTGATGGTGTATGCCACCTGCGTCACCGCCCTTATCGGGGACGACCTGGAAGAAGCCTGCCGCAGCGCCCAGGCGGAACTGGGCATCCCCGTCATCCCGGTCAACGCACCCGGCTTCCTGGGATCCAAGAACCTGGGCAATCGTGCCACCGGCCAGGCCTTGCTCGACCACGTCATCGGTACCCGTGAACCCGCGGGCGATACCTCCCGGGCCGTCAACCTGATCGGCGACTACAACATTGCCGGCGAACTCTGGAACATCACCCCCCTCCTCGACCGCCTGGGCATCCGCCTGCTGGCCACCATCAGCGGCGACGGCCGCTTCGAGGCGGTGGCGGGAGCGCACCGCGCCCGCGCCAACATGGTGGTCTGCTCCAAGGCCCTGCTGAATGTGGGCCGGGGCATGCAGGAACGGTGGGGCATCCCCTTCTTCGAAGGTTCCTTCTACGGCCGGCGCGAGACCTCCCGCGCCCTGCGGGAGATGGCCCGCCTCATCGGCGACCCCGATCTTCAAGCCCGCACCGAGGCCCTGATCGCCGAAGAAGAGGCCCGGTTGGGCCCGCGCCTGGCCCCCTACCTGCCCATCCTGCGGGGAAAGCGCGCCCTGCTCTACACCGGCGGGGTAAAGAGCTGGTCCGTGATCTCCGCCCTGCAGGACCTGGGCATGACGGTGGTAGCCACCGGGGTGGGCAAGAGTACCGAGGAGGACGAGGCCCGGGTCAAGGAGCTGCTGGGCCCGGACGCCCGCCTCATCCGGGAGGGGGCGCCCAAAAAGCTGCTGGCCCTGATGGAGGAGCTGGAGGCGGACATCCTGCTGGCCGGAGGCCGCAACCTCTATACCGCCATTAAAAACCGCTACCGCTTCCTGGACATCAACCAGGAGCGCCACCACACCTACACCGGCTACGAAGGGCTGGTGCACCTGGCCCGGGAACTGGCGCGGGAGTTTGCAAGCCCCGTCTACGCGCAGGTAAGGAGGCCGGCCCCATGGGAGGCACGGTAA
- a CDS encoding protein of unknown function (Evidence 5 : Unknown function), producing the protein MGGYRNERDGVPGPAAPAGTGNRRDAGEAARGNVLGQGRARTGNGTWPRHLAVLPSPDGVSS; encoded by the coding sequence TTGGGGGGCTACCGGAACGAACGGGACGGTGTTCCGGGCCCCGCTGCTCCTGCCGGGACGGGCAACCGGCGGGATGCCGGGGAAGCCGCCCGCGGCAATGTGCTGGGACAGGGCCGGGCCCGCACGGGAAATGGCACGTGGCCCCGCCACCTGGCTGTCCTGCCGTCCCCGGATGGGGTAAGCTCCTAA
- a CDS encoding putative EAL domain-containing protein (Evidence 3 : Putative function from multiple computational evidences) produces the protein MAGAATDLERVAPFFQPVVAVDEREVAGYEVLARELHPTGPASLGPFFRDPAVSRERRLQVDDWVLTRALDRFRRQAGSAWLFVNLPPERLAPLPGDPPDPAERVRRAGIPPGRVVLEVGEVVTTGSREAEARLGRLRQEGFRLAVDDVGAALLSLPRLAELAPDFIKVDRSLVGPAPGNLSYRAAVESFARLADRIGADLVLEGVETEAQLVLAVEVGARYVQGYRFAPALAELVNPHRFSAAMARGVETARRRRWRALERRQTLGHEVAARLDAWWEQAPARRRWPPPPDDRPAYDAVARTALTLLPGCCLHTFVCDSRGWQLSADWERHRHRVLPGGRPGRVNWSARPYFLANLATAATGVPQLSEPYADRRSHRAVVTLTYPLGADRYLLVVIDWALAYASEPLGDS, from the coding sequence GTGGCAGGGGCAGCGACGGACCTGGAACGGGTGGCTCCCTTCTTCCAGCCGGTGGTGGCGGTGGATGAACGGGAGGTGGCGGGCTACGAGGTCCTGGCCCGCGAACTCCATCCGACCGGCCCTGCCAGTCTGGGCCCGTTTTTCCGCGACCCCGCGGTGAGCCGGGAGCGGCGGCTGCAGGTGGACGATTGGGTACTGACCCGGGCCCTCGACCGGTTCCGCCGCCAGGCCGGGTCGGCCTGGCTGTTTGTCAACCTGCCGCCGGAGCGCCTGGCGCCGCTTCCCGGCGATCCCCCCGACCCGGCGGAACGGGTGCGGCGGGCCGGCATTCCGCCCGGACGGGTGGTGCTGGAGGTGGGGGAGGTGGTGACCACCGGTAGCCGGGAGGCGGAAGCCCGGCTCGGCCGGCTGCGGCAGGAGGGCTTCCGCCTGGCGGTGGACGACGTGGGCGCGGCCCTGTTAAGCCTGCCCCGTCTGGCGGAACTGGCCCCGGATTTCATCAAGGTGGACCGGAGCCTGGTGGGGCCGGCCCCCGGCAACCTCTCCTACCGGGCGGCGGTGGAATCCTTCGCCCGTCTGGCCGACCGCATCGGGGCCGATCTAGTGCTGGAGGGGGTGGAGACGGAGGCGCAGCTGGTGCTGGCGGTGGAGGTGGGCGCCCGTTACGTGCAGGGCTACCGGTTTGCTCCCGCCCTGGCTGAACTGGTCAACCCCCACCGCTTTTCCGCCGCCATGGCCCGCGGGGTGGAAACGGCCCGCCGGCGCCGCTGGCGCGCCCTGGAACGGCGGCAGACCCTGGGCCACGAGGTGGCCGCCCGCCTGGATGCCTGGTGGGAGCAGGCGCCGGCCCGCCGCCGCTGGCCCCCACCTCCGGATGACCGCCCTGCCTATGATGCGGTGGCCCGAACGGCCCTAACCCTCCTGCCCGGCTGCTGTTTGCACACCTTCGTGTGCGACAGCCGCGGCTGGCAGCTTTCCGCCGACTGGGAGCGCCACCGGCACCGGGTCCTGCCCGGGGGCCGGCCCGGTCGCGTCAACTGGAGCGCCCGCCCCTACTTCCTGGCCAACCTGGCTACGGCCGCAACCGGGGTGCCGCAGCTGTCCGAGCCCTATGCGGATCGGCGCAGCCATCGCGCCGTCGTCACCCTGACCTATCCGCTGGGGGCTGACCGTTACCTGCTGGTCGTTATTGACTGGGCGCTGGCGTATGCGAGTGAGCCGTTAGGGGATTCATAG
- the nifX gene encoding Putative nitrogenase FeMo-cofactor carrier protein (Evidence 3 : Putative function from multiple computational evidences) — translation MKVAFATTDGIFVNDHFAWSRWFAVYEVDADNRRLLEMRGVPPGRGDDEEDPDAEEDRIAVRIDLLNDVHLLYVTAIGGPAAARVIRARIHPVKVSGVPPIAGVLDELQGVLQKAPPPWLRRILEREKLAGSSR, via the coding sequence ATGAAAGTGGCCTTCGCCACCACCGACGGCATTTTCGTCAACGACCACTTTGCCTGGTCCCGCTGGTTTGCCGTATATGAGGTGGACGCCGACAACCGGCGCCTGCTGGAGATGCGGGGGGTTCCACCGGGACGCGGCGACGACGAGGAGGACCCGGACGCGGAGGAGGACCGCATTGCCGTCCGCATCGACCTCCTGAACGACGTGCACCTGCTCTACGTGACCGCGATCGGGGGACCGGCGGCGGCGCGGGTCATCCGCGCCCGCATCCACCCGGTCAAGGTGAGCGGGGTGCCCCCCATCGCCGGCGTGCTGGACGAACTGCAAGGGGTGCTGCAAAAGGCGCCCCCGCCCTGGCTGCGCCGCATCCTGGAACGGGAGAAGCTGGCCGGCAGCAGCCGCTGA
- a CDS encoding Glucan 1,4-alpha-glucosidase, protein MADGEAFGWPGLDPTWTSSAKDLVSTPLGASRVWITLGHGILNEVYWPATDRPQIRDLGFLIAGEGWWAEVKRLNRYRISTPGPEIPLARVVHLDERYKLELEFLPLPLRDAVLIRYRLEGLNLRLYALLAPHLGRSGRGNTAWVEDRGLFAAKGTETLALVADAGFSRASAGFVGHSDGWQDFHRNGAMTWTFARAENGNVALMGELAADQGLLALAFSLTPEGAYTLAASSLAEGWQSAREHFIQEWRTWGTGLVLPGGEAGLEAQGKLSAAVLRVHEDRTYPGAVVASLSIPWGDSRDDAGGYHLVWPRDAAEVGFALLASGLTEDARRMLAYLIARQQRDGSWPQNFFLDGTPYWTGIQLDETAFPVLLAAKLKAEGSLGALEPLAGEMVRKAVRYLAVHGPYSPEDRWEENAGANPFTLAVLIAALTAAANLGFLAGAEHDYALSLADNWNARVEEWTYVEGTELDARYGTRGHYVRITPPYETALRGRVEIRNRSGEVLPVRQVLGLEFLYLVRLGLRRADDPRVRDTLRLVDQQLRVETPSGPLYHRYNGDGYGEHADGSPFDGTGIGRLWPLLAGERGHYAVAAGEDPLPYLRAMAQATGPGGLIPEQVWDADPIPERGLYPGKPSGSAMPLVWAHAEFLKLLVAIRIGHAVEWMAPVAARYRQPRIPAVWHWRSDTPFDRLPARSALLVEAPEPFTLHFGFDGWQGVREMPSAALGLGMHGVRLDPRQLRGRRSVEFTRRFAAGWEGHDWQVRLD, encoded by the coding sequence ATGGCGGACGGCGAGGCGTTCGGCTGGCCGGGGTTGGACCCCACCTGGACCTCCAGCGCCAAGGACCTGGTCAGCACCCCCCTGGGGGCCAGCCGGGTCTGGATCACGCTGGGGCACGGCATCCTCAACGAGGTCTACTGGCCGGCCACCGATCGGCCCCAAATCCGGGACCTGGGCTTTCTCATCGCCGGGGAGGGCTGGTGGGCGGAGGTGAAGCGCCTCAACCGCTACCGCATCTCCACCCCCGGACCCGAGATCCCCCTGGCGCGGGTGGTGCACCTGGACGAGCGTTATAAGCTGGAACTGGAGTTCCTGCCCCTGCCCCTGCGGGACGCGGTGCTTATCCGCTACCGGCTGGAGGGGCTCAACCTGCGCCTCTATGCCCTGCTGGCCCCGCACCTGGGCCGTTCGGGGCGAGGCAATACCGCCTGGGTGGAGGACCGGGGGCTGTTCGCCGCCAAGGGCACCGAGACCCTGGCCCTGGTGGCCGATGCCGGCTTCAGCCGGGCCAGCGCGGGGTTCGTGGGGCACTCGGACGGCTGGCAGGACTTTCACCGCAACGGGGCGATGACCTGGACCTTTGCCCGGGCCGAGAACGGCAACGTGGCCCTGATGGGGGAACTGGCCGCCGACCAGGGGCTCCTGGCCCTGGCCTTCAGCCTCACCCCGGAGGGCGCCTACACCCTGGCCGCCTCCTCCCTGGCCGAAGGCTGGCAGAGCGCCCGGGAGCACTTCATCCAGGAGTGGCGGACCTGGGGCACCGGGCTCGTGCTCCCGGGCGGGGAGGCGGGCCTGGAGGCGCAGGGCAAGCTCTCGGCGGCGGTGTTGCGGGTGCATGAGGACCGCACCTATCCCGGGGCGGTGGTGGCCAGCCTGTCCATCCCCTGGGGGGACAGCCGCGACGACGCCGGCGGTTACCACTTGGTGTGGCCGCGGGATGCGGCCGAGGTGGGCTTCGCCCTGCTCGCCTCCGGCCTGACGGAGGACGCACGCCGCATGCTGGCCTATCTCATCGCCCGCCAGCAGCGGGACGGGTCCTGGCCCCAGAACTTCTTCCTGGACGGCACTCCTTACTGGACCGGCATTCAGCTGGATGAGACCGCCTTTCCCGTGCTGCTGGCAGCCAAGCTGAAGGCCGAAGGGTCGTTGGGGGCGCTGGAACCGCTGGCCGGGGAGATGGTGCGCAAGGCGGTGCGCTACCTGGCCGTCCATGGCCCCTACAGTCCCGAGGACCGGTGGGAGGAGAATGCGGGCGCCAACCCCTTCACCCTGGCGGTCCTGATCGCGGCCCTCACCGCCGCCGCCAATCTGGGCTTCCTGGCGGGTGCAGAGCATGACTACGCCCTCTCCCTGGCCGACAACTGGAACGCCCGGGTGGAGGAATGGACCTACGTGGAGGGCACGGAGCTGGACGCCCGTTACGGCACCCGCGGCCATTACGTGCGGATCACCCCGCCCTATGAGACCGCCCTCCGGGGCCGGGTGGAAATCCGAAACCGCAGCGGCGAAGTCCTGCCGGTGCGCCAGGTGCTGGGGCTGGAGTTCCTCTATCTGGTGCGCCTGGGCCTGCGCCGGGCCGACGACCCCCGGGTGCGCGACACCTTGCGCCTGGTGGACCAGCAGCTGCGGGTGGAGACCCCGTCCGGTCCTCTTTACCACCGCTACAACGGAGACGGCTACGGGGAGCACGCCGACGGCAGCCCCTTCGACGGCACCGGCATCGGACGCCTGTGGCCGCTGCTGGCCGGGGAGCGGGGGCATTACGCGGTGGCGGCGGGGGAGGATCCCTTACCCTATCTGCGGGCCATGGCCCAGGCTACCGGCCCCGGCGGCCTCATCCCCGAGCAGGTGTGGGACGCGGACCCCATCCCGGAACGCGGGCTCTATCCCGGTAAGCCCAGCGGCAGCGCCATGCCCCTGGTCTGGGCCCATGCCGAGTTCCTGAAGCTGCTGGTGGCCATCCGCATCGGGCACGCGGTGGAGTGGATGGCCCCGGTGGCGGCCCGCTACCGGCAGCCCCGCATCCCCGCCGTCTGGCACTGGCGGTCCGACACTCCCTTCGACCGGCTGCCGGCCCGTTCCGCCCTGCTGGTGGAGGCCCCGGAGCCCTTTACCCTGCACTTCGGCTTCGACGGCTGGCAGGGGGTACGGGAGATGCCGTCCGCCGCCCTGGGCCTGGGCATGCACGGCGTGCGCCTGGACCCGCGCCAGTTGCGGGGCCGCCGCAGCGTGGAATTCACCCGCCGCTTCGCCGCCGGCTGGGAGGGCCACGACTGGCAGGTGCGGCTGGATTAA
- the zwf gene encoding Glucose-6-phosphate 1-dehydrogenase (Evidence 2a : Function from experimental evidences in other organisms; Product type e : enzyme), protein MGEAAASVTLVILGATGDLTRRLLVPAIYRLSALGRLPAGMTVVGYAMEAWDTAQFRQHLEDSLRQFVPGFDPAVWQQLAPRVQYRAGDLTPPRLAALAPLLPGPAAFYLALPPQLFAQAAEGLGAAGLADEAHGWRRLVVEKPFGWDLASAEALRVALHRRWQERQVFRIDHFLGKETSQNLLLFRLANRFLEPAWNAAYIRQVQITVAETLGVEGRWRYYDRAGALRDMLQNHLLQLFALVAMEPPARWDADLLHAHKAEVLEAVRAIPAGEVDRFAARGQYGAGRIGETAVPAYRAEPHIPPDSRTETFAAVKLYVDTGRWRGVPFYLRSGKRLTADYWEVAIEFRTVSPPLFGQPLRNWLVFHMRPGEDIDLLTWAKHPGLEPVPRPVVLSAPYKRAGEVEYSAYEQLLLDLLAGERAYFPRFDEVEAAWRILSPVLEAWQTGAPEIYPAGSAGPAAQDRILDPGHAWRPLGGA, encoded by the coding sequence ATGGGGGAGGCGGCGGCATCGGTGACGCTGGTCATCCTGGGCGCGACCGGGGACCTCACCCGCCGGTTGCTGGTGCCGGCCATCTACCGGCTGTCCGCGTTAGGGCGGCTGCCGGCCGGCATGACGGTGGTGGGGTACGCGATGGAGGCGTGGGACACGGCGCAGTTCCGGCAGCACCTGGAGGACAGCCTGCGGCAGTTCGTGCCCGGGTTTGACCCTGCAGTCTGGCAGCAGCTGGCCCCGCGCGTGCAGTACCGCGCCGGGGACCTCACCCCGCCGCGCCTGGCGGCGCTGGCGCCCCTGCTTCCGGGACCGGCCGCCTTCTACCTGGCCCTGCCGCCGCAGCTGTTCGCGCAGGCGGCGGAGGGCCTGGGAGCCGCCGGCCTGGCGGACGAGGCCCACGGTTGGCGGCGGCTGGTGGTGGAAAAACCCTTCGGGTGGGACCTGGCCTCAGCCGAGGCGCTGCGGGTGGCGCTGCACCGCCGCTGGCAAGAGCGCCAGGTGTTCCGCATCGACCATTTCCTGGGCAAGGAGACCAGCCAGAACCTGCTGCTGTTCCGGCTGGCCAACCGGTTCCTGGAGCCGGCCTGGAACGCCGCCTACATCCGGCAGGTCCAGATCACCGTGGCCGAAACCCTGGGCGTGGAGGGCCGCTGGCGTTATTACGACAGGGCCGGGGCGCTCCGGGACATGCTGCAGAACCATCTCCTGCAGCTGTTTGCCCTGGTGGCCATGGAGCCCCCCGCCCGCTGGGATGCCGACCTGCTGCACGCCCACAAGGCGGAGGTGCTGGAGGCGGTGCGGGCGATCCCGGCCGGGGAGGTGGACCGCTTCGCCGCCCGGGGCCAGTACGGCGCGGGCCGCATCGGGGAAACGGCGGTGCCGGCCTACCGCGCGGAGCCCCATATCCCTCCGGACTCCCGCACCGAGACCTTCGCTGCCGTCAAGCTGTATGTGGATACCGGCCGCTGGCGGGGAGTACCCTTCTACCTCCGCAGCGGCAAGCGGCTGACGGCCGACTACTGGGAGGTGGCCATCGAGTTCCGCACGGTGTCCCCGCCCCTGTTCGGCCAGCCCCTGCGCAACTGGCTGGTCTTCCACATGCGGCCGGGGGAGGACATCGACCTGCTGACCTGGGCCAAGCACCCCGGCCTGGAGCCGGTCCCCCGGCCGGTGGTCCTCTCCGCCCCCTACAAGCGGGCCGGGGAAGTGGAATACTCCGCTTATGAGCAGCTGCTGCTCGACCTGCTGGCCGGGGAGCGCGCCTATTTCCCCCGCTTCGATGAGGTGGAGGCGGCCTGGCGCATCCTGAGCCCGGTGCTGGAGGCTTGGCAGACGGGTGCACCCGAGATCTATCCCGCCGGCTCGGCGGGACCCGCGGCCCAGGACCGCATCCTGGATCCCGGTCACGCCTGGCGGCCCCTGGGAGGCGCATAA
- a CDS encoding NifX-associated protein: MEPVDAGLDSRSLPAVSDELVRQLRATYALASSRPLSEEALLRPFLPEPEVRRRRTDADLDDRLKGYIRVFYQAVAAVVEREIGALVTVALDLNEESFGRVLLYAGRLLLYEGSLRDAYRFGFRDRNHLDDTGRRIVRQCLEAAAAFPDALRA, from the coding sequence ATGGAACCCGTGGACGCCGGCCTGGACAGCCGCTCCCTGCCGGCCGTGAGTGACGAGCTGGTGCGCCAGTTGCGTGCCACCTATGCCCTGGCCAGCAGCCGCCCCCTGTCCGAGGAGGCGCTGCTGCGGCCTTTCCTGCCGGAACCGGAGGTCCGCCGCCGCCGCACCGACGCCGACCTGGACGACCGCCTCAAGGGCTACATCCGGGTGTTCTACCAGGCGGTGGCCGCCGTGGTGGAGCGGGAGATCGGAGCCCTGGTCACGGTGGCCCTGGACCTGAATGAGGAGTCCTTCGGCCGGGTGCTCCTGTACGCCGGCCGGCTGCTGTTGTACGAGGGCAGCCTGCGGGACGCCTACCGTTTCGGCTTCCGCGACCGCAACCACCTGGATGATACCGGCCGCCGCATCGTGCGCCAGTGCCTGGAGGCGGCCGCCGCCTTCCCCGACGCGCTGCGGGCCTGA